The nucleotide window AAGACTGCTTGTCATCTATTTTTGCTCATTGTTCACTAAATATTTATCATGACATTATTTAAACTCTATATTTGTCTCGTAATAAATATGTTCTACATTCATTCAAGCtgcttgtacaattttttttctcacgttaTCATTGCTAAACAGGACGCTTTTCTggaccactttaaaaaaaaaaaaatacaaataaaataaaaaaaataataaattgaaaGTTGAGAGCATACCCACAATTTCTGACAGTTGAAGTGTACCTATGATGGGATAACTTGCACAATCGGTGGCTGACTAAATACTTTTTTGCTCCACTGTACAGTTATCAGTCTTTGCACCATAGTTCTCAgtcttttcacattttcatgaGTTACACCGTCAAATGTgtatcggggaaaaaaaaagagtttctgAATTCACTTTATAGGGCCTATAAGAAAtcacaacagaaaaaaaggggCAGCTAGTGCAACAATAATCACACGTTTCAGTTCAGGTCACTCTAGAATTCTGCCACCTGAAAGTAGCCCAGCTGGCACCTAATTTTTTCCAAACATGATGAAAAGGTCAATTAGTTTTTTGCTATAATACCAATTACACTGATCAGCAAGTATACACCATTCTTATCACTTGCATAAACTTACTTTATATTcgccagggtcagcagcatccaTTAACGGCTAATTGGCTAAAATGCCCCTTTGAATGGTCTCTGTGTGAGTTGATCCAGAGTCCAGAGAGGAgatgggagggagggagggagggagggagtgtGGAGCTGGGGGGAGCGAGTCAGGATCCCGTGACGCTCACATCTCCGCGGTGACGTCAGCGAGTCAAAAAAGACGCgcaagagggagagagagagatgggagGCAACCGGGCTCAGGTCCACTTCTCCATTCAGTGAAGATGCGCCTCAGAAAGTGACGATGCGCGCCACAGGAGCCGCTCCACCGTGGCGTGAACTCGCGTGGGATGTGGGTGGAAAAAGAAGAGGAGAGACGAGAAGCAATTGATGTGACCATTTTGTGGGATTTCACCAGTGATAATTGCGCATTTTGAGGCTCCGGACGCACGACTAGAAATCAAGTTAGTGGACTACATGGAGACTTCTCATTTCATTCTCTGCTTTTATTGACGTGAACGGGTGTAAATAGTGTAATGTATCAGctttattactttttattaacTATTGTTCTCCCAAATGAGGCGTGTCTGCAAGCAAGGACGCACGGAGAGAATGTGacaatacttcttttttttttctcctcagagTTGACTACCGGTACATATTTAATTAACCGAGTTAAATATTTTATGAGCTGGAGAAGTGTTAGTTGCATGATAGGgggaaaacagtcaaatgtggCAGAGAGAAAATCGTTGTTTTATGGAgtcagggctttttttttttttttctttttttttttaattaaacggcTTTGATCCGTGCCCTGACGCAACAAGACCCACGCATGTTTTGTGATCTTACAATGGACTCGGAAGCTCCGTCGTGGAGGATGCAAGGGAGCTAACATTTGGAGAAAAACACCAGACGACAAGAACAGAGGTAAATAATCACAGATTGCAATTGAAAGTGTGCGTCAGCGAGACAGAAAGTGCTTTCGTCCCATGAAAAGCATTCATCTCCAAGTGTTGTGCAGGTTGCCTTTCCTTGAGAAGCAAATCAAAGTTAATTGGAGACAGCTATGGACGGTTTCCACACATCTCCTAATGCTATTTTAATAAACATTCCAATCATTAGCCGATTTCTGGTAAcatttagtaaaaatatgaaggcatttgtaaagaaaaacagtcaaagttacattaaaaaattgtatttcCAACACATTTCAAGCCACATTTTCATTGCACAGCAGTTATAGCCCAAAATAGTCATCTTATATTCAAAGGGGCTCTGTATTTTTCTCCATAGACGCCGAGAGAAGAGACCAAAGCATGGCCTCTGCTCCGGAGGGCGGCTGCTCCTTGGAGTTTAGCAACTGGAACACGAGTGGCGCCTCCGTCCCCTGCAACCAGAGTGTCCTCAAGCTGGCGCCATACTCCCCCGAAGCCACGGCGGCCTTCGCCACCGCCATAACCCTGATGGTGGTCTTCACCATTGTGGGCAACATCATGGTGATCATCGCCGTGCTGACCAGCCACTCCCTGCGAGGGCCGCAGAACCTCTTCTTAGTGTCGCTGGCCGCGGCGGACATCTTGGTGGCCACGCTCATTATCCCTTTCTCTCTGGCCAATGAACTTCTGGGCTACTGGTACTTCAAGTCGCTGTGGTGCGAGATCTACCTGGCCCTGGATGTGCTCTTCTGCACCTCCTCCATCGTGCACCTGTGCGCTATCTCTCTGGACCGCTACCTGTCCATTTCCAGGGTCACCTACGGCCGCCAGCGGACTCCCAAACGTATCAAAGCCGCCATCGTGGTTGTGTGGCTAATTTCCTCCATCATCTCCTTTCCACCCCTGCTGTCCCTCAACAAAACGGAGGTGGGTGACCTCGCGAGCGAGAGGGGACCCCAGTGCCAGCTCAACGACGAGCGCTGGTACATTCTTTACTCCACCATCGGCTCCTTCTTCGCTCCGTGCCTCATCATGATCTTGGTCTACGTAAGAATCTACCAAATCGCCAAACAGAGAACACGGTGCCCTCCAGGGGAGCCCCGCAAGGAAGGAGCCGGCGCCGCCACGCCGAGTCAGCCCAAGCGGCAACTACAAGCCAATGGtagggatgatgatgatgaaaaaacGTCTTCCCCGAAGAAAACATCCAATGCCAGACCCCCAACCCTCGCCATTACCCCGTCTCTTTCAGGAGGGCAGGAGGAACCCTCCCAGGATCCCGACCCTAACAATCTTCAACCTCCAGCTACGAGCCCAGTCACCAGCTCCGTAGACACGTCTCTGCGTGTACCCCAAACGGCCCCAACCAAGACTAAAGCGGGCGGCAAGAAGTTCAAGcggcaaaaacaaagcaaatccGACAATAACAACGGCGACAGCTCCAGCACAGACAGCGAGGCCAGCAACGGAGGGGACCGGGGAAGCGCCAGCGTGCCGGGGTCTCCGGCAGGAGGGGGCATCCACTCCCCGGGTTCCATCAAGCGCTACAGGAACATGATCGCCACTTCAAAGGGGTCGCGGCTGGTGCCGGGGAGGAAGTCCAAAATCGATAACAACCCCGGCGCGGCGAGGCGCAAAGCCATGGTCAACCGAGAGAAACGCTTCACCTTTGTCCTGGCCGTGGTCATCGGCGTCTTTGTGGTGTGCTGGTTCCCGTTCTTCTTCTCCTACTCCCTTCAGGCGGTGTGCCCCGAAACCTGCGCCATCCCCGACCCGCTGTTTAAGTTCTTCTTCTGGATTGGTTACTGCAACTCCTCCCTCAACCCGGTCATTTACACCATCTTCAACAAAGACTTTCGGAAGGCGTTCAAAAAGATTCTGTGCAGAAGTACCAAGGGTACTTTCTTTTAACCGCATTTGGAACCAACGAGGCATACAGTATAACACTGATATCTTTCAAAGGGctgtattattaatattatgagCCATGGACGTAAAATTCCAAATTTCTTCAACACAGCCATAGAATACATTACTTGACATTTTAGACTATGACATCCTGATTTGTAGACAATAGGGGTCTTTGACAGGAAAGGTCAAGTTCAGGCATGACTATACTGACGACACCGATAACATTGAGGACCAATGCGAGACAAATGTACCATGTTACATTTCTGACTGAATTCTGGGCACAAATCAGGGAGGACAcagcagatatatatatatatatatatatatatatatatatatatatatatatatatatatatatatatatatatatatatatatatatataagcacacacatgcacacatagaGTATGTACATCTTCAGAAGTGTAAGGCAGGTTATTGAGGAAGGACAACAGGCAAACATGAGAAAGACTGACCTTAGATCCAAACAAGCCCGGGGCCTTTTGTTTATCAGCAGAGAGCACAAGGAGCACACAAGGTTAGTGGTGATTTCTTGCAGTCTTAATCTGTCCAGCTGCAGGGCAAACATGTGTTCCCTGATTCCTATCCAAAAGAGCAACAACAAGAGGCATCTGAGGATCGAAAATGCGATAACACGAGTGGAAGGGTCCTTTTCAAAGGAAAAGGAACAGCGAGACGTTTGCGTCAAACGTGTCAGATGCCGCGGCTCTCATCTGCCTGCGGGTCATAGTGGCCACTCAGGTTGTGTGTAttgttgttcttcttttttttattaatgaagtTTTTAGCAGTTCCACAGGAGTCATGAGAGAAGTGATCAAACACTAAAGCAATGATCTTCTCTGCTTTTAATGGACAGGGTGGAGCAATCTTGTTAACAATAAAGCCTCGCTAATGAGGTTATTCACACCATGTCAGGGGAGGTTCATCTGCTGATTTATGCGCATTTTTACAGCTTCTGCAGACCATCGGTGAGAAGTGAGAAGGTTAGAACAAATGATTAAAGAGGACAGACATAAAATGCAGTGTATAACATCACATCACAATTGCGACTGCTTGGATTATTCCAAAGCACATATTCCTGAGTCACTTAAATGTTCCATCtgctgtggacttttttttttgtttgtttgttttttttaaatctctcgcTCACTCTCATTTTTGCTACCTGCCAAAAGACGGAGGTTTTGCTTTTTCCTTGACAAAACGTGTGTTTTATAGAGCACACGGGCTTATTGACTCAATGGGACAAGGGCTGTCAGCGACACATTGTTGAATTCTGCTGacctgtgtgcgtgcgtgcgtgcgtgcgtgcgtgtgaatgtATTCTCTATAGATCTACAATAGCGAAGCACAGAGACACTGCCTGTCATGTGACTGCTTCTTCTACATTTGTGAATATCAGAGTCATGTCAGTGTATTGAGAGAGCCATTTGAAAGTGTGCGTTTGATTGCATTTTGAGAAGGCACCTTTTCTTCTGACCACCCCGAAGGGATCTCGGTCTGTCGCATTGATATATGGCTCCCATGTTGTTTTGCTGAAGTCATatttgctgtgtgtgtgtgatgggagGTAACGATACAAGACTGTACTATTTATTTCAAACTACTGAGTGTTTTCTCTCTATTTATTGTTCCATTGCAGTGCTTTTATTACGAGGATCAAACAATATCATGATGGCTCCGAGggtaaaaatattgtattacCTTCTAATGAGCGAGAGCCTTAttgattttaaacattaaaCAGTGGCTTTTGTGTGATGCTGTTACAATACATGGAAACAACT belongs to Festucalex cinctus isolate MCC-2025b chromosome 5, RoL_Fcin_1.0, whole genome shotgun sequence and includes:
- the adra2b gene encoding alpha-2B adrenergic receptor isoform X2; the protein is MASAPEGGCSLEFSNWNTSGASVPCNQSVLKLAPYSPEATAAFATAITLMVVFTIVGNIMVIIAVLTSHSLRGPQNLFLVSLAAADILVATLIIPFSLANELLGYWYFKSLWCEIYLALDVLFCTSSIVHLCAISLDRYLSISRVTYGRQRTPKRIKAAIVVVWLISSIISFPPLLSLNKTEVGDLASERGPQCQLNDERWYILYSTIGSFFAPCLIMILVYVRIYQIAKQRTRCPPGEPRKEGAGAATPSQPKRQLQANGGQEEPSQDPDPNNLQPPATSPVTSSVDTSLRVPQTAPTKTKAGGKKFKRQKQSKSDNNNGDSSSTDSEASNGGDRGSASVPGSPAGGGIHSPGSIKRYRNMIATSKGSRLVPGRKSKIDNNPGAARRKAMVNREKRFTFVLAVVIGVFVVCWFPFFFSYSLQAVCPETCAIPDPLFKFFFWIGYCNSSLNPVIYTIFNKDFRKAFKKILCRSTKGTFF
- the adra2b gene encoding alpha-2B adrenergic receptor isoform X1 → MASAPEGGCSLEFSNWNTSGASVPCNQSVLKLAPYSPEATAAFATAITLMVVFTIVGNIMVIIAVLTSHSLRGPQNLFLVSLAAADILVATLIIPFSLANELLGYWYFKSLWCEIYLALDVLFCTSSIVHLCAISLDRYLSISRVTYGRQRTPKRIKAAIVVVWLISSIISFPPLLSLNKTEVGDLASERGPQCQLNDERWYILYSTIGSFFAPCLIMILVYVRIYQIAKQRTRCPPGEPRKEGAGAATPSQPKRQLQANGRDDDDEKTSSPKKTSNARPPTLAITPSLSGGQEEPSQDPDPNNLQPPATSPVTSSVDTSLRVPQTAPTKTKAGGKKFKRQKQSKSDNNNGDSSSTDSEASNGGDRGSASVPGSPAGGGIHSPGSIKRYRNMIATSKGSRLVPGRKSKIDNNPGAARRKAMVNREKRFTFVLAVVIGVFVVCWFPFFFSYSLQAVCPETCAIPDPLFKFFFWIGYCNSSLNPVIYTIFNKDFRKAFKKILCRSTKGTFF